One genomic region from Doryrhamphus excisus isolate RoL2022-K1 chromosome 14, RoL_Dexc_1.0, whole genome shotgun sequence encodes:
- the fndc5b gene encoding fibronectin type III domain-containing protein 5 isoform X3, whose protein sequence is MVTWETLEGDPVIGFAITQQKKDVRTLRFIQEVNTTTRSCALWGLDEDTEYIVHVQSISMGGSSPPSDPVLFRTPKESEKLASKSPDEVTMEEVGQAAQLRAGEVIIIAVVLVMWAGVIALFCRQYDIIKDNEPNNNKDKAKNSSECSTPEHPQGGLLRSNV, encoded by the exons ATGGTCACGTGGGAAACCCTGGAGGGAGACCCCGTCATTGGATTCGCCATCACTCAACAG AAGAAGGATGTGCGCACGCTGAGGTTCATCCAGGAAGTGAACACCACCACTCGCTCCTGTGCGTTGTGGGGCCTGGATGAAGACACAGAGTACATCGTCCACGTGCAGAGCATCAGCATGGGGGGCAGCAGCCCGCCCAGCGATCCGGTCCTCTTCAGAACCCCTAAAGAATCGGAGAAACTGGCATCCAAGAGTCCAG ATGAGGTCACGATGGAGGAAGTGGGCCAGGCTGCTCAGTTGCGAGCCGGTGAAGTCATCATCATTGCAGTGGTTCTGGTCATGTGGGCAG GCGTGATTGCGCTGTTTTGTCGTCAGTATGACATCATCAAAGACAACGagcccaacaacaacaaagacaaaGCCAAGAACTCATCGGAGTGCAGTACTCCAGAGCACCCACAGGGGGGGCTACTGCGCAGTAACGTGTAA
- the fndc5b gene encoding fibronectin type III domain-containing protein 5 isoform X1: MLYTGHAAWKAALEGEGGGGGGEEAGGMVGSWWMSVILLGFLCVSTVRADALLSAPLNVTVKEIEVNSAMVTWETLEGDPVIGFAITQQKKDVRTLRFIQEVNTTTRSCALWGLDEDTEYIVHVQSISMGGSSPPSDPVLFRTPKESEKLASKSPDEVTMEEVGQAAQLRAGEVIIIAVVLVMWAGVIALFCRQYDIIKDNEPNNNKDKAKNSSECSTPEHPQGGLLRSNV; encoded by the exons ATGCTCTACACGGGCCACGCAGCGTGGAAAGCTGCGctagaaggagaaggaggaggaggaggaggagaagaagcggGAGGGATGGTTGGTTCTTGGTGGATGTCTGTGATCCTGCTGGGCTTCCTGTGCGTGTCCACCGTGAGGGCTG ACGCCCTGCTTTCGGCGCCACTCAATGTAACCGTCAAGGAGATTGAAGTCAACTCGGCTATGGTCACGTGGGAAACCCTGGAGGGAGACCCCGTCATTGGATTCGCCATCACTCAACAG AAGAAGGATGTGCGCACGCTGAGGTTCATCCAGGAAGTGAACACCACCACTCGCTCCTGTGCGTTGTGGGGCCTGGATGAAGACACAGAGTACATCGTCCACGTGCAGAGCATCAGCATGGGGGGCAGCAGCCCGCCCAGCGATCCGGTCCTCTTCAGAACCCCTAAAGAATCGGAGAAACTGGCATCCAAGAGTCCAG ATGAGGTCACGATGGAGGAAGTGGGCCAGGCTGCTCAGTTGCGAGCCGGTGAAGTCATCATCATTGCAGTGGTTCTGGTCATGTGGGCAG GCGTGATTGCGCTGTTTTGTCGTCAGTATGACATCATCAAAGACAACGagcccaacaacaacaaagacaaaGCCAAGAACTCATCGGAGTGCAGTACTCCAGAGCACCCACAGGGGGGGCTACTGCGCAGTAACGTGTAA
- the fndc5b gene encoding fibronectin type III domain-containing protein 5 isoform X2: MLYTGHAAWKAALEGEGGGGGGEEAGGMVGSWWMSVILLGFLCVSTVRADALLSAPLNVTVKEIEVNSAMVTWETLEGDPVIGFAITQQKKDVRTLRFIQEVNTTTRSCALWGLDEDTEYIVHVQSISMGGSSPPSDPVLFRTPKESEKLASKSPDEVTMEEVGQAAQLRAGEVIIIAVVLVMWAVSHGLSSLRPRRDCAVLSSV, from the exons ATGCTCTACACGGGCCACGCAGCGTGGAAAGCTGCGctagaaggagaaggaggaggaggaggaggagaagaagcggGAGGGATGGTTGGTTCTTGGTGGATGTCTGTGATCCTGCTGGGCTTCCTGTGCGTGTCCACCGTGAGGGCTG ACGCCCTGCTTTCGGCGCCACTCAATGTAACCGTCAAGGAGATTGAAGTCAACTCGGCTATGGTCACGTGGGAAACCCTGGAGGGAGACCCCGTCATTGGATTCGCCATCACTCAACAG AAGAAGGATGTGCGCACGCTGAGGTTCATCCAGGAAGTGAACACCACCACTCGCTCCTGTGCGTTGTGGGGCCTGGATGAAGACACAGAGTACATCGTCCACGTGCAGAGCATCAGCATGGGGGGCAGCAGCCCGCCCAGCGATCCGGTCCTCTTCAGAACCCCTAAAGAATCGGAGAAACTGGCATCCAAGAGTCCAG ATGAGGTCACGATGGAGGAAGTGGGCCAGGCTGCTCAGTTGCGAGCCGGTGAAGTCATCATCATTGCAGTGGTTCTGGTCATGTGGGCAG TCAGTCACGGTCTGTCTTCTTTGCGTCCCAGGCGTGATTGCGCTGTTTTGTCGTCAGTATGA